Proteins co-encoded in one Salarias fasciatus chromosome 4, fSalaFa1.1, whole genome shotgun sequence genomic window:
- the rusf1 gene encoding RUS family member 1 isoform X3 codes for MSGRETSKRKHKPGSVSEVNKAGEEATSAGSRSAGSGCVCEDIRVYVGFVLQLGLGADMEEPGGVVVASERYGSAESWKYWAQDGAMERRREGGEGRSTGNSVVSVFKSVFLPQGYPESVSDDYLQYQFWDTVQAFSSSLSGTLATQASLKGVGVGNQEATVAAATVTWLLRDGTGMLGRILFAWQKGSKLDSEAKKWRLFADGLNDLAMFMEILAPHFPAFFTLILCTAGVFKSIVGVAGGATRAALTVHQARRDNMADISAKDGSQETLVNLAGLLVSLILIPLVTDNPALTVGLFFLFTILHLFANYKAVRSVVMETFNEARLSIVLQQHLRDGGVLSPAEANRREPVLLDFGKSVPIKLGVRLQEVVQSSMKSDWTDQQMIVATYTIKSQCTGWNLRLVIRSKLYELLPVIKNQK; via the exons ATGAGCGGTCGAGAAACGTCGAAGCGGAAACACAAACCCGGAAGTGTTTCAGAAGTAAACAAAGCGGGAGAGGAAGCCACGTCGGCTGGGAGTAGAAGTGCAGGAAGCGGTTGTGTCTGTGAAGATATTCGGGTTTATGTCGGGTTTGTGTTGCAGCTGGGTTTAGGAGCTGACATGGAGGAGCCCGGAGGTGTGGTTGTCGCCTCGGAGCGATACGGCAGCGCGGAGTCCTGGAAGTACTGGGCTCAAGATGGAgcgatggagaggaggagagaagggggaGAGGGTCGGTCCACTGGGAACTCTGTGGTTTCAGTTTTCAAA agtgtttttctGCCTCAAGGGTATCCAGAGAGCGTCAGTGATGATTACCTGCAGTACCAGTTTTGGGACACTGTGCAG GCTTTCTCCAGCTCCCTGTCAGGGACTCTGGCCACCCAGGCTTCTCTCAAAGGAGTTGGAGTTGGAAACCAAGAGGCGACTGTCGCTGCAGCCACAGTGACCTGGTTATTAAGAG ATGGAACCGGGATGTTGGGAAGGATCCTCTTCGCCTGGCAGAAAGG GAGTAAGCTGGACTCTGAAGCCAAGAAGTGGAG ACTTTTTGCCGACGGCCTCAACGATCTCGCCATGTTCATGGAAATCCTGGCTCCGCACTTTCCTGCCTTCTTCACCCTGATTTTGTGCACGGCCGGGGTATTCAAG tcCATCGTCGGCGTGGCGGGCGGCGCCACCCGGGCGGCTCTCACCGTTCATCAGGCTCGCAGGGACAACATGGCCGACATTTCTGCCAAAGACGGCAGTCAG gaGACTTTGGTGAATCTGGCCGGACTCCTGGTCAGTTTGATCCTCATTCCTCTCGTCACTGATAATCCAGC TCTGACTGTcggcctcttcttcctcttcaccatcctccacctcttcgCCAACTACAAGGCGGTGCGCTCGGTCGTCATGGAAACCTTCAACGAGGCGCGGCTGTCCatcgtcctgcagcagcacctgaGAGACGGCGGAGTCCTGAGCCCGGCGGAGGCCAATCGGAGGGAGCCAGTGTTGTTGG ATTTTGGAAAATCGGTGCCAATCAAGCTGGGAGTGAGGCTACAGGAAGTTGTCCAGAG TAGTATGAAATCGGACTGGACAGACCAGCAGATGATTGTGGCCACCTATACAATAAAAAGTCAATGCACTGGATGGAATTTACGTTTGGTTATTAGGAGTAAATTGTATGAATTACTTCCAGtgattaaaaaccaaaaataa
- the rusf1 gene encoding RUS family member 1 isoform X2: MEEPGGVVVASERYGSAESWKYWAQDGAMERRREGGEGRSTGNSVVSVFKSVFLPQGYPESVSDDYLQYQFWDTVQAFSSSLSGTLATQASLKGVGVGNQEATVAAATVTWLLRDGTGMLGRILFAWQKGSKLDSEAKKWRLFADGLNDLAMFMEILAPHFPAFFTLILCTAGVFKSIVGVAGGATRAALTVHQARRDNMADISAKDGSQETLVNLAGLLVSLILIPLVTDNPALTVGLFFLFTILHLFANYKAVRSVVMETFNEARLSIVLQQHLRDGGVLSPAEANRREPVLLDFGKSVPIKLGVRLQEVVQSPDELSLALKGNSRPFLLGIRNGCVCVCLGPEASVRDEIRAACQALWLSSRAGRPEQQSHWELVHESHKLMDTTFSAFLKGAEAAGWDVNRTLLDWDEWRVEWKTKSS, translated from the exons ATGGAGGAGCCCGGAGGTGTGGTTGTCGCCTCGGAGCGATACGGCAGCGCGGAGTCCTGGAAGTACTGGGCTCAAGATGGAgcgatggagaggaggagagaagggggaGAGGGTCGGTCCACTGGGAACTCTGTGGTTTCAGTTTTCAAA agtgtttttctGCCTCAAGGGTATCCAGAGAGCGTCAGTGATGATTACCTGCAGTACCAGTTTTGGGACACTGTGCAG GCTTTCTCCAGCTCCCTGTCAGGGACTCTGGCCACCCAGGCTTCTCTCAAAGGAGTTGGAGTTGGAAACCAAGAGGCGACTGTCGCTGCAGCCACAGTGACCTGGTTATTAAGAG ATGGAACCGGGATGTTGGGAAGGATCCTCTTCGCCTGGCAGAAAGG GAGTAAGCTGGACTCTGAAGCCAAGAAGTGGAG ACTTTTTGCCGACGGCCTCAACGATCTCGCCATGTTCATGGAAATCCTGGCTCCGCACTTTCCTGCCTTCTTCACCCTGATTTTGTGCACGGCCGGGGTATTCAAG tcCATCGTCGGCGTGGCGGGCGGCGCCACCCGGGCGGCTCTCACCGTTCATCAGGCTCGCAGGGACAACATGGCCGACATTTCTGCCAAAGACGGCAGTCAG gaGACTTTGGTGAATCTGGCCGGACTCCTGGTCAGTTTGATCCTCATTCCTCTCGTCACTGATAATCCAGC TCTGACTGTcggcctcttcttcctcttcaccatcctccacctcttcgCCAACTACAAGGCGGTGCGCTCGGTCGTCATGGAAACCTTCAACGAGGCGCGGCTGTCCatcgtcctgcagcagcacctgaGAGACGGCGGAGTCCTGAGCCCGGCGGAGGCCAATCGGAGGGAGCCAGTGTTGTTGG ATTTTGGAAAATCGGTGCCAATCAAGCTGGGAGTGAGGCTACAGGAAGTTGTCCAGAG CCCAGACGAGCTGAGTTTGGCATTAAAGGGAAACAGCAGGCCATTCCTCCTCGGAATCAGAAACG ggtgtgtttgtgtttgtttgggaCCGGAGGCATCCGTCCGTGATGAAATCAGAGCCGCCTGTCAGGCCCTGTggctcagcagcagagctggacgTCCCGAGCAGCAAA GCCACTGGGAGCTGGTGCATGAGAGTCACAAGCTGATGGACACAACCTTCAGCGCATTTCTCAAAG
- the rusf1 gene encoding RUS family member 1 isoform X1 — translation MSGRETSKRKHKPGSVSEVNKAGEEATSAGSRSAGSGCVCEDIRVYVGFVLQLGLGADMEEPGGVVVASERYGSAESWKYWAQDGAMERRREGGEGRSTGNSVVSVFKSVFLPQGYPESVSDDYLQYQFWDTVQAFSSSLSGTLATQASLKGVGVGNQEATVAAATVTWLLRDGTGMLGRILFAWQKGSKLDSEAKKWRLFADGLNDLAMFMEILAPHFPAFFTLILCTAGVFKSIVGVAGGATRAALTVHQARRDNMADISAKDGSQETLVNLAGLLVSLILIPLVTDNPALTVGLFFLFTILHLFANYKAVRSVVMETFNEARLSIVLQQHLRDGGVLSPAEANRREPVLLDFGKSVPIKLGVRLQEVVQSPDELSLALKGNSRPFLLGIRNGCVCVCLGPEASVRDEIRAACQALWLSSRAGRPEQQSHWELVHESHKLMDTTFSAFLKGAEAAGWDVNRTLLDWDEWRVEWKTKSS, via the exons ATGAGCGGTCGAGAAACGTCGAAGCGGAAACACAAACCCGGAAGTGTTTCAGAAGTAAACAAAGCGGGAGAGGAAGCCACGTCGGCTGGGAGTAGAAGTGCAGGAAGCGGTTGTGTCTGTGAAGATATTCGGGTTTATGTCGGGTTTGTGTTGCAGCTGGGTTTAGGAGCTGACATGGAGGAGCCCGGAGGTGTGGTTGTCGCCTCGGAGCGATACGGCAGCGCGGAGTCCTGGAAGTACTGGGCTCAAGATGGAgcgatggagaggaggagagaagggggaGAGGGTCGGTCCACTGGGAACTCTGTGGTTTCAGTTTTCAAA agtgtttttctGCCTCAAGGGTATCCAGAGAGCGTCAGTGATGATTACCTGCAGTACCAGTTTTGGGACACTGTGCAG GCTTTCTCCAGCTCCCTGTCAGGGACTCTGGCCACCCAGGCTTCTCTCAAAGGAGTTGGAGTTGGAAACCAAGAGGCGACTGTCGCTGCAGCCACAGTGACCTGGTTATTAAGAG ATGGAACCGGGATGTTGGGAAGGATCCTCTTCGCCTGGCAGAAAGG GAGTAAGCTGGACTCTGAAGCCAAGAAGTGGAG ACTTTTTGCCGACGGCCTCAACGATCTCGCCATGTTCATGGAAATCCTGGCTCCGCACTTTCCTGCCTTCTTCACCCTGATTTTGTGCACGGCCGGGGTATTCAAG tcCATCGTCGGCGTGGCGGGCGGCGCCACCCGGGCGGCTCTCACCGTTCATCAGGCTCGCAGGGACAACATGGCCGACATTTCTGCCAAAGACGGCAGTCAG gaGACTTTGGTGAATCTGGCCGGACTCCTGGTCAGTTTGATCCTCATTCCTCTCGTCACTGATAATCCAGC TCTGACTGTcggcctcttcttcctcttcaccatcctccacctcttcgCCAACTACAAGGCGGTGCGCTCGGTCGTCATGGAAACCTTCAACGAGGCGCGGCTGTCCatcgtcctgcagcagcacctgaGAGACGGCGGAGTCCTGAGCCCGGCGGAGGCCAATCGGAGGGAGCCAGTGTTGTTGG ATTTTGGAAAATCGGTGCCAATCAAGCTGGGAGTGAGGCTACAGGAAGTTGTCCAGAG CCCAGACGAGCTGAGTTTGGCATTAAAGGGAAACAGCAGGCCATTCCTCCTCGGAATCAGAAACG ggtgtgtttgtgtttgtttgggaCCGGAGGCATCCGTCCGTGATGAAATCAGAGCCGCCTGTCAGGCCCTGTggctcagcagcagagctggacgTCCCGAGCAGCAAA GCCACTGGGAGCTGGTGCATGAGAGTCACAAGCTGATGGACACAACCTTCAGCGCATTTCTCAAAG